The Megalops cyprinoides isolate fMegCyp1 chromosome 19, fMegCyp1.pri, whole genome shotgun sequence genome has a window encoding:
- the rpl3 gene encoding 60S ribosomal protein L3 encodes MSHRKFSAPRHGSLGFLPRKRSRRHRGKVKSFPRDDPSKPVHLTAFLGYKAGMTHIVREVDRPGSKVNKKEVVEAVTIVETPPMIVVGVVGYVQTPRGLRSFKTIFAEHISDECKRRFYKNWYKSKKKAFTKYCKKWQDEEGKKQLEKDFAAMKKYCQVIRIIAHTQMRVLPLRQKKSHLMEVQLNGGSIADKVDWAREKLEQSVPISNVFTQDEMIDVIGVTKGHGYKGVTSRWHTKKLPRKTHRGLRKVACIGAWHPARVAFSVARAGQKGYHHRTEINKKIYKIGQGYHTKDGKVVKNNASTEYDLSNKSINPLGGFVHYGEVTNDFVMLKGCVVGVKKRVLTLRKSLLTQTSRRALEKIDLKFIDTTSKFGHGRFQTVEEKKAFMGPLKKDRIAKEETA; translated from the exons ATG TCCCACCGTAAGTTCTCGGCTCCCCGCCACGGATCTCTGGGCTTCCTGCCCCGCAAGAGGAGCAGACGCCATCGCGGGAAAGTCAAGAGCTTCCCCCGCGATGACCCGAGCAAGCCCGTCCACCTTACCGCCTTCCTGGGTTACAAGGCCGGCATGACGCACATCGTGCGCGAAGTCGACAGACCTGGATCAA AGGTGAACAAGAAGGAGGTTGTGGAGGCGGTAACGATCGTGGAGACCCCGCCCATGATCGTAGTGGGCGTTGTGGGCTACGTCCAGACCCCTCGTGGCCTCCGCTCCTTCAAGACCATCTTCGCCGAGCACATCAGCGATGAGTGCAAACGCCGCTTCTACAAGAACTG GTACAAGTCCAAGAAGAAGGCCTTCACCAAGTACTGCAAGAAGTGGCAGGACGAAGAGGGCaagaagcagctggagaaggaCTTCGCCGCTATGAAGAAGTACTGCCAGGTCATCCGCATCATCGCCCACACCCAG ATGCGCGTGCTTCCCCTGAGGCAGAAGAAATCTCACCTGATGGAGGTGCAGCTGAACGGGGGCTCCATCGCTGACAAGGTGGACTGGGCCCGGGAGAAGCTGGAGCAGTCTGTGCCCATCAGCAACGTCTTCACCCAGGACGAGATGATCGACGTCATCGGGGTCACCAAGGGCCACGGCTACAAAG GTGTCACCAGCCGTTGGCACACCAAGAAGCTGCCCCGCAAGACCCATCGTGGTCTGCGCAAGGTGGCTTGCATTGGGGCGTGGCATCCTGCCCGCGTTGCCTTCTCTGTCGCCCGTGCCGGTCAGAAGGGCTACCACCACCGCACCGAGATCAACAAGAAG ATCTACAAGATTGGCCAGGGTTACCACACCAAGGATGGCAAGGTGGTGAAGAACAATGCCTCAACTGAGTATGACCTGTCCAACAAGAGCATCAACCCGCTG GGCGGCTTCGTGCATTACGGCGAGGTGACCAACGACTTCGTCATGCTGAAGGGCTGTGTGGTGGGAGTGAAGAAGAGGGTTCTCACCCTGCGCAAG TCCCTGCTGACACAGACAAGCCGTCGCGCCCTGGAGAAGATCGACCTCAAGTTCATCGATACCACCTCCAAGTTTGGACACGGCCGCTTCCAGACAGTTGAGGAAAAGAAGGCGTTCATG GGACCACTCAAAAAGGACCGCATTGCCAAGGAGGAGACTGCCTGA